In Altererythrobacter rubellus, the following are encoded in one genomic region:
- a CDS encoding prephenate/arogenate dehydrogenase family protein, with translation MSIQSVAIIGLGLLGGSIGLAVQDRASDITTTGYDADADVRGKAAERGLVGTVCTSVSDAVAEADLVILCVPVGAMGSAAAEIAGHLKPGAIISDVGSSKQSVLEDLSAALPGLTVIPAHPVAGTEQSGPEAGFATLFENRWCILTPPDGADEASVEALADFWRTLGSKIEIMDAEHHDLVLAVTSHIPHLIAYTIVGTASDLEDVTRSEVIKYSAGGFRDFTRIAASDPTMWRDVFLQNRSAVLEMLGRFTEDLTALQRAIRSGDGETLHELFSRTRAIRRGIIEEGQDDPSPDFGRGH, from the coding sequence GTGAGTATTCAGTCTGTCGCGATTATCGGGCTAGGCCTCCTAGGTGGCTCAATCGGTCTTGCGGTGCAAGATCGCGCAAGTGACATTACAACCACCGGCTATGACGCGGACGCGGATGTGCGCGGCAAGGCCGCCGAGCGCGGTCTTGTCGGAACCGTTTGTACCAGCGTCTCCGATGCAGTGGCCGAAGCGGATCTGGTGATCCTGTGCGTTCCGGTCGGCGCCATGGGGTCGGCAGCGGCTGAAATTGCAGGCCATTTGAAGCCCGGCGCAATCATCAGCGACGTCGGTTCATCAAAGCAGAGCGTGCTCGAAGATCTGTCCGCGGCGCTTCCGGGACTGACGGTCATTCCCGCGCACCCTGTTGCCGGTACAGAGCAAAGTGGCCCGGAGGCAGGCTTTGCCACGCTGTTCGAGAACCGCTGGTGCATTCTGACCCCGCCTGATGGTGCAGATGAGGCATCGGTTGAAGCGCTGGCCGATTTCTGGCGCACGCTCGGCTCGAAAATCGAGATCATGGATGCCGAACACCACGACCTGGTTCTGGCCGTCACAAGCCATATTCCGCACCTTATCGCCTATACGATTGTGGGTACGGCCAGCGATCTGGAAGACGTAACCCGCAGCGAGGTGATCAAATATTCGGCTGGCGGCTTCCGCGATTTCACTCGCATTGCGGCCTCCGATCCGACCATGTGGCGCGACGTGTTTCTGCAAAACAGATCCGCTGTGCTGGAAATGCTGGGCCGCTTCACTGAAGACCTGACTGCGCTGCAGCGCGCAATCCGTTCAGGCGACGGCGAGACCTTGCACGAACTGTTTAGCCGCACCCGCGCCATTCGCCGCGGAATTATCGAGGAAGGCCAGGATGACCCTTCACCCGATTTCGGGCGAGGTCACTAA
- a CDS encoding lysophospholipid acyltransferase family protein → MSILRSLVYYPVFYGWSAMLVIGSVIALFLGKAQLRAVVTSWSRWHRWCLKAIVGIDVVVEGKLADGPALYAIKHESYFEAIDAPTLLDTPSVFAKRELFMIPGWGRSAVVYGLIPVARDQGARTLRQMIVNAKEKLNEGRPLVIFPEGTRVAPGQSPPLQSGFAGLYKLLGLQVIPVAVNSGRLYHRLWKRSGTITYKIGEPVPASLPRAEAEARVHAAMNALNKAA, encoded by the coding sequence ATGTCGATACTTCGAAGTCTAGTCTATTACCCGGTCTTTTATGGCTGGAGCGCGATGCTGGTTATCGGGTCTGTCATCGCGCTGTTCCTGGGCAAGGCGCAATTGCGCGCCGTTGTAACCAGCTGGAGCCGGTGGCATCGCTGGTGCCTCAAAGCCATCGTCGGGATAGACGTGGTAGTCGAAGGAAAACTTGCCGATGGGCCGGCTCTCTATGCGATCAAACACGAAAGCTATTTCGAAGCGATCGACGCCCCGACCCTTCTCGATACGCCATCAGTATTTGCCAAGCGCGAGCTGTTCATGATTCCCGGCTGGGGGCGCTCAGCGGTAGTATACGGCCTGATCCCGGTCGCGCGTGACCAAGGCGCACGGACGCTTCGCCAGATGATCGTCAACGCGAAAGAGAAACTGAACGAAGGGCGGCCCTTGGTGATCTTTCCCGAGGGGACGCGGGTGGCGCCGGGCCAGTCGCCGCCCTTGCAATCGGGTTTTGCCGGTCTTTATAAATTACTCGGCCTGCAAGTGATCCCGGTCGCGGTAAACAGCGGGCGTCTCTATCACAGGCTCTGGAAACGTTCCGGTACGATCACCTACAAAATTGGCGAGCCTGTTCCGGCCAGCTTACCGCGTGCTGAGGCCGAAGCACGCGTGCATGCAGCGATGAATGCGCTGAACAAAGCAGCTTAG
- a CDS encoding YdcF family protein, translating to MILRFVAGLFLIWIFGFVWFAASTPGPAGDIETDAIVVATGEAGRIQRGIEVLDRGLAKEMLVSGVNNDVTPAEFAAEFGVSQRHMNCCVDLGFDATDTRSNATEITQWAMASKHKTLRLVTSDWHMRRVESELNRLLPGSIVVVSDALPTRFRMSTVVIEYHKLLASEFTALTGL from the coding sequence GTGATTTTGCGATTTGTAGCAGGACTATTCCTGATCTGGATTTTCGGATTTGTCTGGTTTGCCGCCAGCACCCCCGGCCCCGCCGGTGACATCGAGACCGACGCAATCGTGGTCGCAACGGGCGAAGCAGGGCGGATTCAACGCGGCATCGAAGTGCTGGACAGGGGGCTAGCGAAAGAAATGCTGGTAAGCGGCGTGAATAATGATGTGACCCCTGCGGAATTTGCCGCCGAGTTTGGCGTGTCCCAGCGCCATATGAACTGCTGTGTCGATTTGGGATTTGATGCGACAGATACCCGCAGTAACGCGACGGAGATCACGCAATGGGCGATGGCTAGCAAGCATAAGACCCTGCGGCTGGTGACCAGCGATTGGCATATGCGCCGGGTAGAATCAGAGCTCAACCGGCTTCTGCCAGGCAGTATTGTAGTGGTGAGCGATGCTTTGCCGACGCGTTTTCGCATGAGCACGGTAGTTATTGAATATCACAAGCTTCTAGCGAGCGAGTTTACCGCGCTGACGGGGCTTTAG